The genomic region CAGGCGGATGCCGGTCATGCCCAGCGCGGGGTTGAGGCTGCCGTTGGGCGTGCTGTTTTTCCCGAACCAGCGCGGGTTTTTGTCCACACCCAAATCGACTGTCCGTATCGTTACGCTTTTGCCTTTCATTTTTTTGACAATCGCGCTGTACACTTCGTACTGCTCGTCTTCAGACGGCATCGTATCGCGGTTCAGGTAAAGAAACTCGCTGCGGAACAGCCCGATGCCGTCTGCGCCGAGGTTGTGCAGCGGTTTCACGTCTTCGGCGGATTCTATATTGCCCACAAGCTCGATGCAGACCCCGTCAGCGGTGGCGGCGGCGGTTTTTTTGAGCTTGTTCAAATCGCGTTTGTGGCTGCGGTATTCGCGGGCACGGCGGCGGTATTCGTTCAACACCGACTCATCCGGCGCGATAATCAACACGCCGTTGATACCGTCCACAATGACCGTTTCGCCCTCGGTAATCAGTTTGCGCGCGTTGTGCAGCCCGACGACGGACGGGATGTCCAAGCTCCTGCCCAAAATCGCCGTATGCCCGGTGGGGCCGCCGGCATCGGTAACGAAGGCGGCAATGCGCTGCTCTTTAAACAAAACCGTGTCGGCGGGCGAAAGGTCGTTTGCAATCAGAACGGTTTCGTCAAACAGGTTGTCGGCAACTTCCAACTCGTTGCCCTGCCCGATCAGGTTGTTGTGGATGCGGCGGACGACTTGCAGCATATCCTGCTTGCGTTCGCGCAAATAGGCATCGTCCATATTGTCGAATTGGGCGGCGAGTTTGTCGCTCTGCTGCTTCAATGCCCACTCGGCGTTGATTTTTTGTTCCCTTAAAATATCGACGGGTTCGCGCGACAAGGTAACATCGGTCAAGAGCATCAGGTGCAGCGAGATGAACGCGCCCAACTCGGTCGGGGCGTTTTCGGGAATCGCGCTGCGGAGCTGTTCCAACTCTTTGCGCGTGGCTTTGACGGCGGCATCGAAACGTTCGGCTTCGGCATCGGTGTCCGCCTCCGCAACATCATACTGCGGCACTTCCTCCGTACCGCGCGCAATCAGGTGGGCGCAACCGACGGCAATGCCTTTGCCCGCCGCCACGCCGTGCAGCACGATACTCATTATTCGCCCTCGCCGAAGTAGCCGTTGATTAAGTCGGTCAGGGCGCGCATCGCTTCCGCCTCGTCCGCGCCGTCCGTCTCCAGTTCGATGACCGTACCCTTGGCGGCGGCGAGCATCATCAGCCCCATAATGCTTTTGCCGTTGACGCGGCTGTCGTTTTTCGTAACCCAGACTTCGCTTTTGAATTGGGACGCGGTTTGGGTGAACTTGTTGGACGCGCGGGCGTGGAGTCCGAGTTTGTTGATGATTTCGATGGATTGTTTGAGCATTTCGATTCCCGTGTTATGTATATCGGCAGCAGACGCCGTTTAAAATGTTTTCCTGCCCTGCCGCTTCTTCAGACGGCATCGCCGCTGCGCCGGCACACCAAATCTTCGGGCGCGGACGTGATGGCGAAAATGCCTTTTACCGCCGCCTCCCTGACGCATTCGGTAAAGGCGGCAAGGTCTTCCGCCGCCGGCGAATATTGGACGGCCTTAACCATCATCGGCGCGTTCAGCCCGGTCAAAATCGCCGATTTGTTTTCGCGCACGAGGCGGCGGGCTGCATTGCAGGGGGTCGCGCCGAAAATATCGGTCATAATTAGCACGCCGTCGTTGTCGGGAAACTCCTGAAGCGCGGCAATGGCGTTGTTGATGATGTCGTCTTGGTCTTCCGTCGGTTGCACGCCGAGTATGCGGACGTTTTCAGGCAGTCCGCCCGGAAAAAAATGATGTGCCAGCTTGCGGTAGGCTTCGCCTATGGTTTCGTGTGTGATGATTAAAAGCCCTATCATATTATGCGTCCTGTTCCTCGTTGTCCTACCGGCGTATGGGCGCGATGCCGTCTGAAAGGCCTTCAGACGGCATCGCGTCCTTATTTTCCGTCCAATGCGTAAATCTCGCCCAGATTGCGCCAGCAGCCCGCCGCATCCATGCCGTAACCGAAAACATAACGGTTCGGCACATCCAGTCCGACATAATCGGCTCGGATAGGCTTGGGTTTGTCAATCAGCTTGTTGGCGAACACCGCCGCACGGCAGCTTGCCGCACCCATTTCCAAAAGTTTGGCTTGAATGGCGGACATCGTATGCCCTTCGTCCAAAATATCGTCCAGCACGACGACGTGCCTGCCCCGGATTTGTTCCGCATCGGGCATACGCTTCCAGTTGAACGCGCCGCCCTCCAGCTTGTCGCCGTAACGGGAAACGTGAACATAATCAAAATCTAAGGGAAAACGCAACAGCGGCAGCAACTGCCCCGTAAACACCACCGCGCCGCCCATCACGGGCAGCAGCAGCGGATATTTGCCGCCCAAATCGCGCGTAATCTCGTCCGCCACTTTTTGCAGTGCGGCACGGCATTGGCCTTGGTCGAACAAAAGATCAGCGTTTTCAAGCATCGCCTGTGTTTCAAGGCGTTTGGTTTCTAAATCGGTCATATGTCGGAATCGGTCGGTAAAAGGAAAATTATAAACCAAAGTATCGGATGCCGTCTGAACTGTCCTGCTCAGCGGTCGGTACGCACGCGCACAAATGTGGCAAATTTCGGCGTGCCTTTCCGCGTAAAGCCACGGTAACGGTAGGTAATCAGCGTGCCGATTTTGGGCGGGTTGTCGCGGTCTTTGTCCTTGAAACCGCTGCCGATGCGGAATTCGCCGTGTCGGTTTTTGCAGCCGACCGCGCCCAGCCGTCCGGCGTTTCGCCCTTTGCCCTCATAGTGCCGCGTTACCGTGCATTCGTCGTCGTATTGGCTTTTCAGCTTCAATAATTGGCTGCTCCTGCCGCCGCTATAACGGGATTCGGGCTGGCGCAGCATCACGCCTTCGCCGCCCTGCGCTTCGATTTGTTTTAAAAAGTCCATCGCGTGCTGCCGGTCGCGCACTTTGATTTGTGGGATGATGGTAATCGGCGCGTTCGGATGCGTTTTCAGCCACTGCGTTGCGACTGCCAAACGTTGGTAGAGATTGCCCTGCGCCTTGGGTACATCGAAAACGTGCAGGCGGATACCGCGCCAGTCTGAAGAAGCAGAACGCACGGTAGCGGAAATCTGCTCGAACTGACCGCGTCCGCTATACAATTCGCCGTCCAAAGGATAAGGCGGAAACTGCGCGGTAAAGCCTTTGGGCGGTGTAAATACATATCCTTGCCGGCTGACTAAATGTTTACCGTCCCAATACGCGCGCACGCCGTCGAGTTTCTCGCTCATCGCCCAGCCTGCAATCTCTTGACCTTTGTATTCCTGCGCCAGCATCAAATCCGCCGCGCCTGCTGATGCAGGGATGAAAACCGCCGTAAAAATCGGTATGATGCCGCCGATTGTCTTCTTAATCATCTGATTCCCCCAATATCAAAACGGGCGGCAAACCGCCATAAAACAAACGGCAAACCCGATGCCGTCTGAAAAACCGTTTAGGAACACGCCGATGACCCTACGTTACGAAATCTTCCCCGTTACCCCCTTCCGCCAAAACTGCACCCTGATTTGGGACGACGAAAGCGGCGAAGCCGTCCTGACCGATGTCGGCGGCGACGTGCCGTTCCTGCTGCAAGCGTTGGCAAACCGCAAACTTACGCTCACGGCAATCTGGCTGACGCACGGCCATCTCGATCACGCGGGCGGCGTGGTCGAAATGTTGAAAACGCATAAAGTCCCTGTCCTCGGGCCGCATCCGGACGATGAATTCCTGCTCCAATCGCTGCCGCAAACCACCGCGCAATACGGATTTCCCGTCTCGCCCGCCTTTGCGCCGAACCGTTGGCTCGAAGAAGGCGAAACGCTCACGGTCGGACGCTATGCCTTTCAAGTGCTGCATATTCCGGGCCATACGCCGGGACATATCGTCTTTTATTGTGCCGAGGCGGAATTGCTGATTGCGGGCGACGTGCTGTTTTACGAAACCATAGGCAGAACCGATTTTCCGCGCGGCAACCACGCCGACTTAATCAATAATATCCGCAACAAATTATTCACCCTTCCCGAAACCGTGCAAGTTGTCGCCGGACACGGGCGTATGACTTCCATCGGACACGAAAAGCGGCACAATCCGTTTTTCTAACCGCCTTCCCTACGGTCTTCAGACGGCATCATCTGCACTGATGCCGTCTGAAACACAAAAGGCTCAGGCAACCGCCGCCTTGCCGGTGTACCTCGCCGGACAAGGCTTTGGTAAGTACTTCAAACCAACCCCGAATCAGAACCGGTACAGTTACGCCGCGCTTTCGGCATTCCCGCCCCTGCTGAAACAAGCTTTTCCGCACAAGTCAGACTGCTTCATCTTCTGCCACATATTCCAAAGATTCCGACAACGCCGTTGTTTCATTGGCACGTTCGGTCAAATCGCGTGCAAGCTGCTTGTTTGCCTTCACGCCCAACAGACGCAGTTTCTCGGCGCGGCCGACCAGATTCCCGCGCCCCTCGGCAAGTTGCTTAAATGCCGTCTGAAAGCTGTTTTGCGCCTGATCGATGCCTTTGCCGACGCTTTCGAGCGTCTGTACAAAGCCGACAAATTTGTCGTACAGCTTGCCGCCTTCGTCCGCAATCGCCAGCGCGTTTTGGTTTTGCTGCTCGTTGCGCCAAATATTCGCCACCGTCCGCAAAGTCGCCAGCAGCGTACTGGGGCCGACCAGCATAATCCGTTTGTCGAAACACTCTTGGAACAAGCCAGCGTCATTCTGCAACGCCAACAGGTAGGCCGGTTCGACAGGGATAAACATAAAGACGAAATCCAATGTGTTCACACCTTCCAAATCGGTGTAATCCTTCAGCGACAAGCCTTTCATATGCGCGCGTATGCTGGCGACATGCGCCGCCAACTCGCGTGCCGCCGTATCCGCATCCGCCGCCTGCGTGTAGCGCACATAAGCTGTCAGCGAGACCTTGGAGTCAATCACAATCTGCTTGTTGTCGGGCAGGTTGACCAAAACGTCGGGCTGGAGGCGGCGCGTGCCGCCGTCTTCCTCTTTTCGGACGGATGCTGCCTGAACCACATATTCCCGCCCTTTCTGAAGGCCGGAATTTTCCAAAACCGTTTCCAGAATCATCTCGCCCCAATTGCCCTGAACCTTATTCTGCGTACCGGTCAGCGCGTTGGTCAGGGCCTTTGCCTCGCTGTGCAGCTGCGCATTCAATCCTTGAAGCCGTTTCAATTCGTTTTCCAACGTCAGCCGCTCGCGCGATTCTTTATCATAGGTTTGCTTGACCAACTCGCCGAAACCTTGGATGCGTTCGTTTAGCGGGTTCAAAACCTGATGGAGCTGCTCCCGGTTCTGCTCGGTAAAACGGCGGCTTTTTTCTTCCAAAATCGTGTTGGCAAGATTTTGAAACTGATCGCTCAAACTTTTGCGCGCCTCGCCCAGCAAGGACAGCTTCTCTTCAGAAGCAAGGCGTTCCTGTTCGATTTGCGTTGCCAAACGTTCGTTTTCAACCGCCAAACCCTGTGCCTTTTCCTGCAACTCGGTATGCGACTGCCTCAACCGCTCCGCTTCCGCCTCTTTTTCCTGCAAATGGGCAATCTGTTTTTCGGCTGCGGCAAAACGGTTGCCGACATCGGCAAGGTCGTTTTGCACGTCGCGGACAGTTTGGCGGCTTTCTTCCAAATCGGTTTCGATTCTTTGGCGGATTTGGCGTTCCAAGGCATATTGGTCGGCAAACGCCTTCCGTTCCTGTCCGAGCTGCGTTGCCAAACGTTCGTTTTCAACCGCCAAACCCTGTGCCTTTTCCTGCAACTCGATATACGACTGCTTCAGCCGAACCGATTCCGCCTCTTTTTCCTGCAAATGGGCAATCTGCTTTTCGGCTGCGGAAAAACGGTTGCCCAAAGCATAATTTTCGTCCTGCAAATGTCGGTATTTCCCGTCCAAAACGGCCAATTCCGATGCAATTTCTGCGTGTGCCTGTTCGACAAAATCACATCTTGCCGCCTTTTCCGCCAGTTGCGCGTTCAAATCGGCAAACTCGCCCTGAAACCTGCCCTTCATCAGCAACCATGTAAACAACACGCCCGACACCAACGCCGCCAAAGGCAGCAAAACAGTCATCAGTTCCATCAATCATCCTAATATTCAAACATTTTCACACCGGACAAAACCGCCGCTTATTCCGATTCTACCTGTTTGTTCGACATAGCTCCAAAAAATATAGCGGATTGGCTTTAAACCTGTTCGACATCGCCTTACCATGCTGCTTGCGGTTTCAGACCTTTTCCTAATTCAATATCAATCTGCCACAAACCCTGATTAAGTTCCCGATGTCTGACATTTTTAGAATGATGCCGTCTGAAATGTTGCAGCTATGTTCAGACGGCATACGGATTCAGGCTTTTCAAACGGCAGGCAAAATGAAAAAAGGGCAAACCCTAAAGGATTTGCCCTTTTGTTCCAAACGCTTAGTGTACGTCTTTCCAATATTCTTTTTTCAGGAAATACGCCAAAGGCAGCATAACCGCAAATAGGAAAATCATCACGACATAGCCTATACGTTTGCGTTGCAGTTGTGCAGGTTCGCCCATGTACACAAGGTAATTGACCAAATCGCGTACATATGCGTCGTACTCTTTTTGGATCACTTTGCCGTTAGGCAGACGGCGGCTGTGCAAACCGGTAGATTCCCAATACAGCTTAGGCTTCATCTCGCCGTGTTCGTCTTTTACCATAACCGGCTGACCTTTGGCATCCAACTCAACGGCTTGAACGCCTTGCTGTTCCCACAACGGGTGGGGCATACCGACTTTATCGAATACAGTATTGTTCCAGCCGCTCGGACGGGTCGGATCTTTATAGAAGCCGCGCATATAAGCGTAAAGGTAGTCTGCACCTTTGGAACGCGCAATCAATGTCAAATCGGGCGGAGCAGCACCAAACCATTTTGCCGCATCTTTCGGGTTCATCGCCGAATGCATGACATCGCCGACATTATCGGTGGTAAACATCAGGTTTTTCTTGATTTCTTCGTCAGTCAAACCGATGTCTTTCAAACGGTTGAAACGCATACCGCTTGCCGAGTGGCAGGACAGGCAATAGTTGGTAAAGATTTGTGCGCCGCGCTGCAGGCTGACTTGGTCGCGCAAATCGATATCGACTTTCTCATAGTGTGCATGACCGCCCGAAGCAAATGCCGCACCCATGGGTACTGCCAACAGCAAGGCAGCAAACCAATTTTTCATAGCTTGTTTCATTTTGACTGCCCTCATCAGATGTTGGTTGCAAACAGGTAAGCACCCACGGCGGTAATGCCGACGTAAACAAAGAACATGATTTTTTGTTTGGCGGTGCTCATGGTTACGCGTTCGGGAACCGGTTTGTTTTTATCCAGCTTGGTATAGAACGGCATACCCAGGAAGAATGCGAAATAGACGAAGGACAGGATGCGCGCGACCAAAGTACGCGTATCGGTTGCCACCATCGCGCCCAAAATACCCAAACCGATAAAGGAAATGATGAACAAGACCAATGCGGTTTTGAAAATCGGGCCGCGGTAACGGACGGATTTCACCTCGCCCCTATCCAGCCAAGGCAGCAGGGCAATCAACACGACCGCCGCGCCCATACCGATTACACCCCAAACCTGCGTTCCCAAGAACGAGGGAATCGCACGCAAAATGGCGTAGAACGGTGTGAAATACCATACCGGCGCAATGTGCGGAGGTGTTTTCAGCGCATTTGCCGCATCGAAGTTCGGCGCTTCGAGGAAGTAGCCGCCGCCTTCCGGTGCGAAGAACAATACGGCACAGAAGACAATCAGGAATACAACCACACCCAAGACGTCTTTAACGGTATAGTAAGGATGGAATGGGATACCGTCGCGCGGGATACCGTTTTCGTCTTTGTTTTTCTTGATTTCAACGCCGTCAGGGTTGTTAGAACCCACTTCGTGCAGGGCGATGATGTGCGCCACAACCAAGCCGAGCAATACCAGAGGTACCGCGATAACGTGCAGGGCAAAGAAGCGGTTCAGGGTAACGTCGGAAACGTTGAAGTCGCCGCGAATCCAAGTGGACAAATCCGGACCGATAACAGGGATGGCGGAGAACAGGTTAATAATTACCTGCGCACCCCAAAAGGACATCTGACCCCAAGGCAGCAGGTAGCCCATAAAGGCTTCCGCCATCAATGCCAAGAAAATCAGAGAACCGAAAATCCACACCAACTCACGGGGTTTTTTGTACGAACCGTAAATCAAACCACGGAACATGTGCAGATAAACAACAATGAAGAAGAAAGATGCGCCGGTGGAATGCATGTAGCGGATAATCCAACCGCCGGACACGTCGCGCATGATGTACTCGACTGCAGTAAAGGCAGCAGGCAGATGGTAGGCGTTCAGGTTGCCGTCGGGTTTGTAGTTCATGGTCAGGAAAATGCCGCTGACGATTTGAATCACGAGGACAAGCAGGGCCAAAGAGCCGAAGTAGTACCAAAAATTAAAGTTTTTCGGTGCGTAGTATTGAGCCAAATGCTCATTCCACATTTTAGACAGGGGGAAACGAGCGTCCATCCAGCCTAACAATGCTTTTGCTTTGCTATTGGTTTGGTTTGCCATAATTATCGTTCCTTATTCTTAGTCTTCGCCCACCAAGATAGTTGTGTCGCTCAAGTATTTATATGGCGGGACAACCAGGTTGGTCGGGGCAGGAACACCTTTATATACGCGGCCGGCCAAGTCGAATTTCGAACCGTGGCAGGGGCAGAAGAAGCCGCCTTTCCAGTCTGCACCCAAATCGGCAGGGGCAATGTCGGGACGGAAGGTGGGCGAGCAGCCCAAATGGGTGCAGATACCGATGGCGACAAGGATGTTCGGCTTAATCGAACGGGTCTCGTTTTTAGCATACTCCGGCTGCTGTTCCGCATCGGAATTGGGATCGGTAAGTTCGCCGTTCAGGCCTTTCAGGTCTTTAAGCTGCTGATCTGTACGGTTGAGCACCCAAATCGGTTTGCCTTGCCACTCGGCGGTCAGCAACTGACCCGCTTCGATTTTACTGACATCCACCTCGACGGCAGCACCGGCGGCCTTGGCTTTTTCCGAAGGGAAAAAACTGGCCACAAACGGCGTTGCCACACCCAATGCTGCCACTCCGCCCGCGCCGCAGGTCGCGAGTGTCAGGAAACGGCGGCGGCCGTTGTTGATTTCTTGATTATCCATTATTCAGTCGTCCTAATATTTTGGGAATACCGAGCCATTAAACGTTGCAATTTTACCCAGTTTGCAGTGATACTCAAAGCATTATTTAAAATAAGGTAAAGTTTTATGATATTTCTCAAGACTCAAGCCGGATTGTTTTCGTCAAAATGGCACACTTCCAACCCGAAAACCTCTGCCGCCGATTCTGCCAGCGCGCGTACGCCGTAACGTTCCGTCGCGTGATGCCCTGCCGAAATGAAAGCCGTACCCGTTTCATTGGCAAGGTGGTATTGAGCTTCAGAGATTTCCCCCGTCAAATACAGATCGACACCTTCGTCTATTGCCGTCTGAAAAAACCCCTGCGCCCCGCCGCTACACCATGCAACCCGTCGGATTTCGCGTTCGGGTTTGCCGATGACGACAGGCTTACGTTGCAAAACTGTTTCAATATGCGCCGCCAATGCGCCGAGTGTCTTGGCTTGTTTCAGGCTGCCCGAGTTGAGCAGGTTTTGTTCGCCGAACCGTTTTTCTGTCGCAAAACCCAATCTGTCGGCGAGTTGGGCATTGTTGCCCAGTGTGGGATGTGCATCCAGGGGCAGATGGTAGCCTGCCATATTGATGTCGTGCCGTAACAGTGCGGCAATCCGTTCTTTTTTCCAACCAGTAACGGTCGGCAACTCGTTTTTCCAGAACATACCGTGATGTACCAAAAGCAAATCTGCCTTCTGCTCCACAGCAAAATCAATCGCTGCCCTGCTTGCCGTTACCGACGTAACGATTTTCCCGATATATTCCCTCCCTTCAACCTGCAAACCGTTAGGGGCGTAATCTTTAAACAACGCTGTCTGCAATGTTTCATTACACCAAGTCAGAAAATCCCTGCGCAATACCATCTTTTTTCCTAATCGCTTTAAACAAGCGGGCATTCTAATCGCAAAATGTCCGGAATTCACATTTTTCCGATTTGCACCCGCATATGAATTATTTTAATATGCGCCGGTTCAATATGCCGTCTGAAGCCCCATGGATTCCATTATCGAATTGCGCCACCTCAAAACCCTGCTGGCACTTGAAGAAACCGGCAGCGTCTCCCTTGCCGCCAAACGGGTTTTCCTTACCCAATCCGCCCTTTCCCACCAGATCCGTATGCTCGAAAACCACTACGGCACGCCGCTGTTCGAACGCAAATCCACGCCCTTGCGCTTTACCCCGGTGGGCGAAAGGCTGCTGCGCCTCGCCCACGAACTGATACCTCAAGTTGCTGTTGCAGAACGAGATTTGGCGCGAATCACAGAAGGGGAGGCGGGAGAGCTGCGGATTGCCGTCGAATGCCATACCTGTTTCGACTGGCTGATGCCCGCCATGGGCGAATTCCGCCCGATGTGGCCCCAAGTCGAATTGGATATCGTATCGGGATTCCAAGCGGATCCCGTCGGACTGCTGCTGCAACACCGTGCCGACCTTGCCATTGTTTCCGAAGCGGAAAAACAAAACGGTATTTCTTTCCAACCGCTGTTTGCCTACGAAATGGTCGGCATTTGCGCACCAGACCATCCGCTTGCCGCCAAAAACGTTTGGACGGCGGAAGACTTTATCGGGGAAACCCTGATTACTTATCCCGTTCCCGACGAGATGCTGGATTTGCCCAAAAAAATCCTGATTCCGAAAAACATCAACCCGCCGCGCCGACACAGCGAACTGACCATCGCCATTATCCAACTGGTTGCCAGCAGACGTGGCATTGCCGCCCTTCCCTATTGGACAGTCATGCCCTACCTTGAAAAAGGCTATGTCGTTCACCGGCAGATTACCGACGACGGACTGCAAAGCAAACTGTATGCTGCCATCCGCACTGAAGATACGGACAAGAGCTATCTGAACAACTTTTGCCAAATCATACGTGAACGCGGTTTTGCAGATTTGCCCGGACTGAGCGAACTGGAATCGGTCTGACCCCTTATTCAACCATACCCGGCAGTTTTTCTATTTTTTCATGTATAGTGGATTAACAAAAACCAGTACAGCGTTGCCTCGCCTTGCCATACTATTTGTACTGTCTGCGGCTTCGTCGCCTTGTCCTGATTTTTGTTAATCCACTATACTGTTTTTGATTTTTGCCCAATCTGTAATCTTTAGATTGCCAATGGGGAACCGTCTACTACAAATAAAAAACCCTGCGATAAGCAGGGTTTTTTGAATTTCCAACATTAACGTTTGGAGAATTGTTTTGCACGGCGTGCTTTGCGCAGACCCGGTTTTTTACGTTCGACTTCGCGGGCATCGCGGGTAACAAAACCAGCTTGAGACAAGGCGGGTTTCAACGCGGCATCGAAGTCGATCAGGGCACGGGTAATGCCGTGGCGGATTGCGCCGGACTGGCCGGTTTCGCCGCCGCCAACAACATTGACTTTGATGTCGAAAGATTCGGCGTTTTCAGTCAGAACCAAGGGTTGGCGAACAACCATTCGGCTGGTTTCCCGTGCGAAGAATTCGTCAACGGGACGACCGTTTACGATGATTTGACCTGTACCTTTAATCAGGAATACACGAGCCACTGAACTTTTGCGGCGGCCTGTGCCGTAGTAGTATTTACCGTTCATGTCGCGTCCTTATTTCAGTTCCAAAACTTTGGGTTGTTGCGCAGCATGGGCGTGTTCCGCACCCGCATACACTTTCAGTTTTTTAATCATGGCGTAACCCAGAGGACCTTTGGGCAGCATACCTTTTACAGCTTGTTCCAAAGCGCGGCCCGGGAATTGCTCTTGCATTTCGCGGAAGGTGCGTTCGTAGATACCGCCTGGGAAACCGGAATGGCGGAAGTATTTTTTATCTTCGAATTTGGCACCGGTTACACGCAGTTTGTCCGCATTGATAACAATGATGTAATCGCCGGTATCGACGTGGGGGTGTATTCAGGTTTGTGTTTGCCACGCAGACGGCTGGCGACTTCGGCCGCAACGCGACCCAAGACTTTGTCTTGGGCATCGATGACGAACCATTCGCGCTTCACCTCGTGGGGTTTCGCTGAAAAGGTTTTCATAGTGGAAATCCAGATAGATATAGAAAGTTGTAAATTTTAAAGACAGGATTCGATTTTGTCAATCGCATTACCGCGTTACGGAAGGATTTTCCGGATTTCGGCAGACTGCATACTGCTTTTTCGGGCGGGGCGGCGGCCAATGTGAAAAACCGCATCGTTGCGATGCGGTTTTGAATGGGAATCCCCGCGAGAGCCGTTTCGGCCGAATCCGCTTGAACCTTGCTGACAAGGCGGCTGCCTCGGGTAGTTTCGGGTGCGTCCGCAAAAGGACGCTCGCGCCCACTACTGCTCCCGGCAACCTTAAGCGAACTTATTGGTTCAAAGGAATATATGCCTTCGCGGACACCGCAGGGAAAAAGGGGTTATTCCTGCGCCAAGCGGGATAGTGCTTTTTGGCAGGCGTTGTCCATATCGGCTATTTTACGCGCAAAATCGCCGATTGCCAAATCGCCGCCGTTCAGGGAGGTTTTCAACAGGTCGTGGACGACGTTGAGCGCGGCCATAATGACGATTTTTTCGCTGTCCGCGACGCGTCCGCCTTCGCGGATGGCTTCGGCTTTGCCGTTGAGCATTCCGACTGCCTGCAACAGTGTGTCTTTTTCTTCTGCCGGCGTGTTGACGGTCAGCCGGGCGTGCATGACTTCGATGTGGACTTGTTCGATGTTCATCCTTTAATCCTTATTGCTGCGTTTCCTGCCGTTGGGGGAGGCGCGCTGCCAGTGCGCTGATTTTTTCCCTGCTCTGTTCGAGCAGGCTGCGGTATCGTGTATTTTCTTCTGTCAGGCTGTCAATTTTGTTTTGCAGGTCTTCTTTGAGTTTGCCGACTTGGACGAGCAGGGCTTCGCTAAGTTCGTCGACGGCGGTTTCGTGTTCGAGTTTTTGCCGCTCGTGCGCCCGTTTGAGTTCGGCGACGGTTTCTTTGAGGCGGCGGTTTTCGCTGACGAGGGTTTCGAATTTTTGTACCAGCGTATAAACGCTGCTTTCGAGTTTTTCGATATTTTGTTTCATAACCTTACCTGTCCGTATGCCGTCTGAAGGCTTCAGACGGCATCTGTCTGTTGTTTATTCAAAACGCGCGCTACGTTCCATCAGCCTTTCGACGACCTGCTGAGGGGTCATTTCCTTACGGATGAGTTGCAGCAGGGTTTGGGTAATCGGCATATCGATTTGGTACTTACAGGCAGTATTGAAGACTTCTTCTATCGTGCTGACCCCTTCGGAAACGTGTCCGATTTCGACCAGCACCTGATGCAGTTCCTTGCCTTCTGCCAAACCCAAGCCGACGCGGCGGTTGCGTGAGAGTGCGCCAGTGCAGGTCAAGATGAGGTCGCCGATGCCTG from Neisseria meningitidis harbors:
- a CDS encoding PTS sugar transporter subunit IIA; protein product: MIGLLIITHETIGEAYRKLAHHFFPGGLPENVRILGVQPTEDQDDIINNAIAALQEFPDNDGVLIMTDIFGATPCNAARRLVRENKSAILTGLNAPMMVKAVQYSPAAEDLAAFTECVREAAVKGIFAITSAPEDLVCRRSGDAV
- a CDS encoding HPr family phosphocarrier protein, which produces MLKQSIEIINKLGLHARASNKFTQTASQFKSEVWVTKNDSRVNGKSIMGLMMLAAAKGTVIELETDGADEAEAMRALTDLINGYFGEGE
- a CDS encoding MBL fold metallo-hydrolase, which translates into the protein MTLRYEIFPVTPFRQNCTLIWDDESGEAVLTDVGGDVPFLLQALANRKLTLTAIWLTHGHLDHAGGVVEMLKTHKVPVLGPHPDDEFLLQSLPQTTAQYGFPVSPAFAPNRWLEEGETLTVGRYAFQVLHIPGHTPGHIVFYCAEAELLIAGDVLFYETIGRTDFPRGNHADLINNIRNKLFTLPETVQVVAGHGRMTSIGHEKRHNPFF
- the ptsP gene encoding phosphoenolpyruvate--protein phosphotransferase produces the protein MSIVLHGVAAGKGIAVGCAHLIARGTEEVPQYDVAEADTDAEAERFDAAVKATRKELEQLRSAIPENAPTELGAFISLHLMLLTDVTLSREPVDILREQKINAEWALKQQSDKLAAQFDNMDDAYLRERKQDMLQVVRRIHNNLIGQGNELEVADNLFDETVLIANDLSPADTVLFKEQRIAAFVTDAGGPTGHTAILGRSLDIPSVVGLHNARKLITEGETVIVDGINGVLIIAPDESVLNEYRRRAREYRSHKRDLNKLKKTAAATADGVCIELVGNIESAEDVKPLHNLGADGIGLFRSEFLYLNRDTMPSEDEQYEVYSAIVKKMKGKSVTIRTVDLGVDKNPRWFGKNSTPNGSLNPALGMTGIRLCLAEPVMFRTQMRAILRAAAHGPVRMMWPMITSVSEVRQCLIHLDTAQRQLAERGDAFGKVGIGCMIEIPSAALTVGSILKLVDFISVGTNDLIQYILSVDRGDDSVSHLYQPGHPAVLKMLQHVIRTANRMDKDVSVCGEMAGDTAFTRVLLGMGLRRFSMNPNNILPVKNIILHSNVGQLESDIVKVIRCEDEEKSEKLIKQMNSVSVEEEADFKGRK
- a CDS encoding DNA ligase, producing the protein MIKKTIGGIIPIFTAVFIPASAGAADLMLAQEYKGQEIAGWAMSEKLDGVRAYWDGKHLVSRQGYVFTPPKGFTAQFPPYPLDGELYSGRGQFEQISATVRSASSDWRGIRLHVFDVPKAQGNLYQRLAVATQWLKTHPNAPITIIPQIKVRDRQHAMDFLKQIEAQGGEGVMLRQPESRYSGGRSSQLLKLKSQYDDECTVTRHYEGKGRNAGRLGAVGCKNRHGEFRIGSGFKDKDRDNPPKIGTLITYRYRGFTRKGTPKFATFVRVRTDR
- a CDS encoding hypoxanthine-guanine phosphoribosyltransferase, with amino-acid sequence MTDLETKRLETQAMLENADLLFDQGQCRAALQKVADEITRDLGGKYPLLLPVMGGAVVFTGQLLPLLRFPLDFDYVHVSRYGDKLEGGAFNWKRMPDAEQIRGRHVVVLDDILDEGHTMSAIQAKLLEMGAASCRAAVFANKLIDKPKPIRADYVGLDVPNRYVFGYGMDAAGCWRNLGEIYALDGK
- the rmuC gene encoding DNA recombination protein RmuC, which translates into the protein MELMTVLLPLAALVSGVLFTWLLMKGRFQGEFADLNAQLAEKAARCDFVEQAHAEIASELAVLDGKYRHLQDENYALGNRFSAAEKQIAHLQEKEAESVRLKQSYIELQEKAQGLAVENERLATQLGQERKAFADQYALERQIRQRIETDLEESRQTVRDVQNDLADVGNRFAAAEKQIAHLQEKEAEAERLRQSHTELQEKAQGLAVENERLATQIEQERLASEEKLSLLGEARKSLSDQFQNLANTILEEKSRRFTEQNREQLHQVLNPLNERIQGFGELVKQTYDKESRERLTLENELKRLQGLNAQLHSEAKALTNALTGTQNKVQGNWGEMILETVLENSGLQKGREYVVQAASVRKEEDGGTRRLQPDVLVNLPDNKQIVIDSKVSLTAYVRYTQAADADTAARELAAHVASIRAHMKGLSLKDYTDLEGVNTLDFVFMFIPVEPAYLLALQNDAGLFQECFDKRIMLVGPSTLLATLRTVANIWRNEQQNQNALAIADEGGKLYDKFVGFVQTLESVGKGIDQAQNSFQTAFKQLAEGRGNLVGRAEKLRLLGVKANKQLARDLTERANETTALSESLEYVAEDEAV